The Vigna radiata var. radiata cultivar VC1973A unplaced genomic scaffold, Vradiata_ver6 scaffold_934, whole genome shotgun sequence genomic interval AGTCTTTTGCCTTACGCTAATCACCACAGCCAAATCAGACTCGTTTTCTTTCAACCTACCCAGTTTTGAGCCGGGTGTTAGAAGCATACTAGTGGGTGATGATGCCAAGACAGTAGATGGAGTGTTACAACTCACCAACAAGGACAGAAGCGGCAATCCAACTCAACAAAGCGTTGGCCTGGCAGCATACTTTGGACCACTTCATCTCTCTGACGCAAAAACCGGAAGACTCGCAGACTTCGACACCGAGTTCTCCTTTGTTGTCAACACACATGGTGCGTCACTGCACGGCGACGGCTTCACCTTCTTTCTTGCATCAGTCGAATTTGATTTCCCTGACAACTCCACTGGTGGCTTCCTCGGACTTTTCAACTCGGAAACAGCATTCAACACCTCTTTAAACCAAGTGGTTGCTGTTGAGTTTGATAGCTTTGCAAATGAATGGGACCCCAACTTCCCACAGTCTGATTCTCCTCACATAGGAATTGACGTAAATTCCATTAGGTCCGTGGCAACTGCGCCATGGCCACTTGATATTCAACGAGGATCAATTGGAAAGGCACGCATAAGCTATCAATCTTCCGCCAAAATATTGAGTGTCTCGGTGTCTTATCCAGATAGTTCTGTGAGTCCGAACACCGCTGTTTTATCGTATCCCATCAACTTAGGGACTGTTTTGTCAGAGTGGGTCCTAATCGGTTTCTCTGGTACCACCGGTGACTTGGTTGAAACACACGACATTCTTTCTTGGTCTTTCAATTCCTTCTTGTAAAACAGTCCAGTCGGTCCGAGAAGAGAATAAAGTGCTTGACTAGACAATGATCACACTCTTTCATGGTTTCATGGGTGTTCTTACCGACTCTTGTGATGTTTCTGTTTCCGAATTCGCCAATAAATTTTTTTCGATAAGTtctatttatgattaatatttgtttgCACTGAAGCTTCTTATATAATAAATCAgttttctgttttttgttttcaaaagctttggttTCCCCATTTTTATTGTGCGTTTTCTTTCAAGGATATTTTTCTTTGGTTATTTTTTGCATTGTGCATTTCCTCGAAATCCCTTCTTCTCTTGTTTATTGTATGTTATTGCATTTGTACAATTTTTGTCGTTTTCATTAGTTGTGCAACATGGAATAAGGATTATGGAAGAATATTGTCAGATAAATATGTTTAagttgcttcttttttttttttttttttttttttttttttacattttgagttggtttaataggttcagtGCTCCCTATTTATGTATATTTGCGTCAAATAGGTCCCCCTATTTTTAAATGactcaattgagtccctatttatgaaaaattgaattaatcaagTCCTTACCATTAAATTTTGCAAACGACGTCAAATTCCTTACCTCATGGCTAAGTGAagtgtcattttttttacagACGTGACACCCCTTCCTTCACCTTTCCTCGTCTTCCCCTATACCCAACAACCCCAACCCCTCAAACCCTCCCTCCTCATCGTCGCCCTCCCCTTCCTCCGTCGCCCTCTtccaccgccaccgccaccgcACGGCCTCCCCTGCCGCCTCACTCTTCCTCCCTGAACTCTCCCTCTCTCTTAACAAGagcaaaaggagaagaggagaCACCATCACAACAAGAGCACCAAGGATCACAACAAGATAAAGACCATCAGAGAGGACCCAAAATGCAGTTTCAACACCCTTCTGCTTACATCCAGAAATGCTCAAAAAACGCATCAAAAACTgtaaagcaataaaaaaaaactaagagaaatacaacaacaacactttATGCCAAATCAAATTCTCCTTAGAAACTAAATGATTCATGGCTTGGAACCTGCAAACGTCCAAACAAGGAAAACAACTCAAGAGTAAAACATGTAAAATCTCATCGAGGTGAGATTCCAACCCGAAGCAAAAtgaaatctaaaacaaaatgaGTAATGGAAACGAATGTGAATAAGGGTAGGATCACTGGGGGCGATGGAGGCAGTGCCAGCAAAATCACATGACCCAAGAGCTCTGGTTCTGCGCTAATTGCAACTTTCGAAGGCATTAGGAGCATGGATCTGAGCGGTGTTAGGAAGAAGAAAGGATACCTTTTGCTGGGTATCATCGTTAAT includes:
- the LOC106752411 gene encoding agglutinin-2-like, yielding MASTQNPFIVFLMLSVFCLTLITTAKSDSFSFNLPSFEPGVRSILVGDDAKTVDGVLQLTNKDRSGNPTQQSVGLAAYFGPLHLSDAKTGRLADFDTEFSFVVNTHGASLHGDGFTFFLASVEFDFPDNSTGGFLGLFNSETAFNTSLNQVVAVEFDSFANEWDPNFPQSDSPHIGIDVNSIRSVATAPWPLDIQRGSIGKARISYQSSAKILSVSVSYPDSSVSPNTAVLSYPINLGTVLSEWVLIGFSGTTGDLVETHDILSWSFNSFL